A window from Halomicrobium urmianum encodes these proteins:
- a CDS encoding TRAM domain-containing protein has translation MEISEKLLCLFSAEVTDDDDRYVVEVPRREVETGSVQSGDTYRVALIAAEGESDESESGSSGTPSEPQPPVEEGEIRYVEVEDIGKQGDGIARVERGYVIIVPGAEIGERVKIEVTEVKSNFAVGEIIEE, from the coding sequence GTGGAAATCTCAGAGAAACTCCTGTGTCTGTTCAGCGCCGAAGTCACCGACGACGACGACCGCTACGTCGTCGAGGTGCCACGTCGGGAAGTGGAGACGGGGTCCGTACAGTCCGGCGACACCTATCGCGTCGCGCTCATCGCCGCCGAGGGGGAGAGCGACGAGAGCGAGAGCGGTTCTTCCGGGACGCCCTCGGAGCCCCAGCCGCCAGTCGAAGAGGGGGAGATCCGGTACGTCGAGGTCGAGGACATCGGCAAGCAGGGCGACGGCATCGCGCGCGTCGAGCGCGGCTACGTCATCATCGTCCCCGGGGCCGAGATCGGCGAGCGGGTCAAGATCGAGGTCACCGAGGTCAAGTCCAACTTCGCCGTCGGCGAGATTATCGAGGAGTAG
- a CDS encoding DUF7123 family protein — protein sequence MSTTANVTVDAGLSEKQAHILEFLRENADTQTYFKSRLIGEELGLSAKEVGTNMTAIAEGDFDVDVEKWGYSSATTWKVTT from the coding sequence ATGAGCACGACAGCGAACGTAACGGTCGACGCCGGACTCTCCGAGAAGCAAGCCCACATCCTCGAGTTCCTCCGCGAGAACGCGGACACGCAGACGTACTTCAAGTCCCGGCTCATCGGCGAGGAACTCGGGCTCTCGGCGAAGGAAGTCGGCACGAACATGACCGCCATCGCCGAGGGCGACTTCGACGTCGACGTCGAGAAGTGGGGCTACTCCTCGGCGACGACCTGGAAGGTCACGACCTGA
- a CDS encoding winged helix-turn-helix transcriptional regulator, producing MAGDGGVDESKRATLRRFAALGASSPLVRFSSDDSDSDARSAIAGYVSTTPGAHFSKIRDDLQLGTGETQHHLRELEGEDTVESRRDGDYRRFFLAGEFTEREKVALGYLRRETPRGMLVALLRDPTLSAGDLADRVDVSRPTVSKYAAELEEAGLLDREDYTVAVPETLLVLVLRYADSFGDEAAALARESADLVSYDP from the coding sequence ATGGCTGGTGACGGTGGGGTCGACGAGTCGAAGCGGGCGACGCTCCGGCGGTTCGCCGCCCTGGGCGCGTCGAGCCCGCTCGTACGCTTCTCGTCCGACGACAGCGACAGCGACGCCCGAAGCGCGATCGCCGGGTACGTTTCGACGACGCCCGGCGCGCACTTCTCGAAGATCCGCGACGACCTGCAACTGGGAACCGGCGAGACCCAGCACCACCTCCGCGAACTCGAGGGCGAGGACACCGTCGAGAGTCGCCGTGACGGCGACTACCGGCGCTTCTTCCTGGCCGGCGAGTTCACCGAGCGCGAGAAGGTGGCGCTGGGGTACCTCCGCCGGGAGACGCCGCGAGGCATGCTCGTGGCCCTGCTTCGGGATCCGACGCTGTCCGCCGGCGACCTCGCCGATCGCGTCGATGTCTCCCGCCCGACCGTCAGCAAGTACGCCGCCGAGTTGGAGGAGGCCGGGCTGCTCGACCGCGAGGACTACACCGTCGCCGTCCCGGAGACGCTGCTGGTGCTCGTGCTCAGGTACGCCGACTCCTTCGGCGACGAGGCGGCCGCGCTCGCGCGCGAGTCCGCCGACCTCGTTTCCTACGACCCCTGA
- a CDS encoding SPFH domain-containing protein: MLPSVALQGGAGLGLGLIAVVLLLLAIAVVYSSIVIIRPYQQGAYTVLGSYRGLLDQGIHFIYPFVSDVTRFDMRTQTLDVPRQEAITRDNSPVTADAVVYIKVMNPKKAFLEVENYERATSNLAQTTLRAVLGDMELDDTLNKRGEINSRIRQELDEPTDEWGIRVESVEVREVNPSKDVQQAMEQQTSAERKRRAMILEAQGERRSAIETAEGDKQSNIIRAQGEKQSQILEAQGDAISTVLRAKSAEAMGERAIIDKGMETLEGIGQSESTTFVLPQEVTSLVGRYGKHLTGSDVKENGHVLEALDFDEESREMLGLDDIEEILGQIDQEADVDVEEMEQEAQAVKHGQDPNEISDPDEVIDEMDQEFGSQATGNDDAGAGPTGDGEGS; the protein is encoded by the coding sequence ATGCTACCAAGCGTAGCCCTCCAGGGAGGTGCCGGCCTCGGTCTCGGTCTGATCGCGGTCGTCCTCCTCTTGCTGGCGATCGCAGTGGTGTACTCGAGCATCGTCATCATCCGACCGTATCAGCAGGGAGCATACACGGTCCTCGGGTCCTACCGCGGGCTCCTCGACCAGGGGATTCACTTCATCTATCCCTTCGTCTCGGACGTCACGCGATTCGACATGCGGACCCAGACGCTGGACGTCCCGCGCCAGGAGGCCATCACCCGCGACAACTCGCCGGTGACCGCCGACGCCGTGGTCTACATCAAGGTGATGAACCCCAAGAAGGCGTTCCTCGAGGTCGAGAACTACGAGCGCGCGACCTCCAACCTCGCCCAGACGACGCTGCGGGCGGTGCTGGGCGACATGGAACTGGACGACACGCTCAACAAGCGAGGCGAGATCAACTCCCGGATCCGCCAGGAACTCGACGAGCCCACCGACGAGTGGGGGATCCGCGTCGAGTCCGTCGAGGTCCGCGAGGTCAACCCCTCGAAGGACGTCCAGCAGGCCATGGAGCAGCAGACCTCCGCGGAGCGGAAGCGCCGCGCCATGATCCTAGAAGCACAGGGTGAACGGCGCTCCGCCATCGAGACCGCCGAGGGTGACAAGCAGTCCAACATCATCCGCGCCCAGGGTGAGAAGCAGAGCCAGATCCTGGAAGCCCAGGGTGACGCCATCTCGACCGTCCTCCGCGCGAAGTCCGCCGAGGCGATGGGCGAACGCGCCATCATCGACAAGGGGATGGAGACGCTGGAAGGCATCGGTCAGAGCGAGTCCACGACCTTCGTCCTGCCCCAGGAGGTCACGTCGCTGGTCGGCCGCTACGGCAAGCACCTCACCGGCTCCGACGTGAAGGAGAACGGCCACGTTCTCGAGGCGCTGGACTTCGACGAGGAGTCCCGCGAGATGCTCGGGCTCGACGACATCGAGGAGATCCTCGGCCAGATCGACCAAGAGGCCGACGTCGACGTCGAGGAGATGGAGCAGGAGGCACAGGCCGTCAAGCACGGCCAGGACCCCAACGAGATCTCGGACCCGGACGAGGTCATCGACGAGATGGACCAGGAGTTCGGGTCGCAGGCGACCGGGAACGACGACGCCGGCGCCGGCCCGACCGGCGACGGAGAGGGGTCCTAG